A DNA window from Aureibaculum sp. 2308TA14-22 contains the following coding sequences:
- a CDS encoding methylated-DNA--[protein]-cysteine S-methyltransferase: MEFDSITYYKTPIGLARIVGDNSGISSITVIDGDENSSTEIPKCLQDCVTQLDEYFKKKRTSFNLKLNPQGTDFQKQVWQSLQQIPYGSTRSYLKQSEALGDVKAIRAVASANGKNPLWIVVPCHRVIGSDGSLTGYAGGLWRKRWLLEHENPPEQQSLF; the protein is encoded by the coding sequence TTGGAATTTGATAGCATAACATATTACAAAACACCTATTGGTTTGGCCAGAATTGTTGGTGACAACTCGGGTATATCATCAATAACAGTAATTGATGGAGATGAAAATAGCTCAACCGAAATTCCAAAATGTTTACAAGATTGTGTTACCCAACTGGATGAGTATTTTAAGAAGAAACGAACCTCTTTTAACCTAAAATTAAATCCGCAGGGAACTGATTTTCAAAAGCAAGTTTGGCAAAGTTTACAACAAATCCCTTACGGATCTACACGTTCATATCTAAAACAAAGTGAAGCTTTGGGTGATGTTAAAGCTATTAGAGCTGTAGCATCGGCAAACGGAAAAAATCCATTGTGGATAGTTGTACCCTGCCATCGTGTAATTGGTTCAGACGGTTCACTAACAGGATACGCTGGTGGTCTATGGCGAAAACGTTGGTTATTGGAGCATGAAAATCCGCCAGAGCAACAATCCCTCTTTTAA
- a CDS encoding TatD family hydrolase: MIITDTHTHLYSEQFNEDRAKMMKRALDLGVSRFFIPAIDSGYNDAMFQLEQNYPENVFLMMGLHPTSVKENYKEELALVKKWLDKRSFYAVGEIGIDLYWDRSFLQQQQDAFKTQIEWAKEKELPIVIHCRESFDEIFEVLEEVNDDKLHGIFHCFTGTLEQAQKAISFNMKLGIGGVVTFKNGKIDQFLNQIDLKHIVLETDSPYLAPVPYRGKRNESSYIINVLEKLATIYNLSPEEIANTTTENSKQVFGI, translated from the coding sequence ATGATAATTACCGATACACATACCCATTTATACTCTGAACAATTTAACGAAGACCGTGCAAAAATGATGAAACGTGCTTTAGATTTGGGTGTTTCTCGTTTTTTTATCCCCGCTATTGACTCTGGTTATAATGATGCCATGTTTCAATTGGAGCAAAATTACCCTGAAAATGTGTTTTTGATGATGGGTTTGCATCCTACAAGTGTTAAAGAAAATTATAAGGAAGAATTAGCTTTAGTTAAAAAATGGCTTGACAAAAGGAGTTTTTATGCCGTTGGTGAAATAGGTATCGATTTGTATTGGGATAGATCTTTTTTACAACAACAGCAAGATGCTTTTAAAACTCAGATTGAATGGGCAAAAGAGAAAGAATTACCAATTGTCATACACTGTAGGGAATCTTTTGACGAAATTTTTGAAGTGCTGGAAGAAGTTAATGATGATAAGCTACATGGAATTTTTCATTGTTTTACAGGAACTTTGGAACAAGCCCAAAAAGCGATTTCTTTTAATATGAAATTAGGAATTGGAGGCGTGGTAACTTTTAAAAATGGAAAAATTGATCAATTTTTAAACCAAATTGACTTAAAACATATTGTTTTGGAAACAGATTCTCCGTATTTGGCACCAGTTCCATATCGTGGTAAACGCAACGAAAGTAGTTATATAATAAATGTCTTGGAAAAACTGGCAACTATTTATAACTTAAGCCCTGAAGAAATTGCCAATACAACTACAGAAAACTCAAAACAAGTCTTTGGAATTTGA
- the arsC gene encoding arsenate reductase (glutaredoxin) (This arsenate reductase requires both glutathione and glutaredoxin to convert arsenate to arsenite, after which the efflux transporter formed by ArsA and ArsB can extrude the arsenite from the cell, providing resistance.), whose product MKIYHNNRCSKSRCGLEILNNSKQNFKVVEYIKNPLSEKEIKDILKKLGFTPIQLVRKNEAIWKENYKGKELSDNEIIKAMVTHPKLIERPIVVKGDKAVIGRPPENISNLLK is encoded by the coding sequence ATGAAAATATATCATAATAATCGTTGTAGCAAAAGTAGATGTGGGTTAGAAATTTTAAATAATTCAAAGCAAAATTTTAAAGTGGTTGAATACATTAAAAACCCCTTATCGGAAAAGGAAATCAAGGACATCTTGAAAAAATTAGGCTTTACTCCTATTCAACTGGTAAGAAAGAATGAAGCCATTTGGAAAGAGAATTACAAAGGTAAAGAGCTTTCTGACAATGAAATTATTAAAGCAATGGTTACGCACCCAAAATTGATTGAACGTCCAATTGTCGTTAAAGGAGACAAAGCCGTTATTGGCAGACCACCAGAAAATATTAGTAATTTACTAAAATAA
- a CDS encoding outer membrane beta-barrel family protein, whose amino-acid sequence MKKIVLFLVTVAFTLSLYGQKSNQTITITGKIIDATTSNPIEFATISFRKDSLFFGTTTDKKGKFSISIPPNSYTIKAEFLSYDPYVLKDKSLTESIDFGTIVLFYSSKILNEVELIGQQRLTEFKVDRKIYRASQDASNYGGNAIDVLNNTPSVTVDQNGNVNMRGASATILVDGRPLFGLGNGSDLLSAMPSNNIDKVEIITRSAKYSAEGGGGILNIITKKGKGKGLSGSIDVHGGIPENNGGSVFLNKSTNHINLFSTISFNNGKKIKYTDIDQTHFDNSENILGFFEQKRKDENQRNTFLFNIGSDFYLNKNNTITASFLVNNHNKDYVSDLDLDDFDSQRSMKQSAKRNVKDKDDISKIEGLLNYTNKLNKKGEKLSFDFKYSTTISDNEASILENISFPNSETIEQKVVKNQNLDDYLLQLDYTLPFSLEKMLELGYKSTFRFYKNDYNVSEFNPNSGNFITIGGFTDLVNYDEKVHALYAQYTATHGSFSYALGLRSELSDVAIGTNTNNNNAKNYTDFFPSVSLGYEFKNKSYLSLNYSRSVDRPEIYQINPFISLNDERYQSVGNPNLNPYYTNFFELLYDISFKKLLITSSLYTTHAENQFLPILQSAGVNANGLEIFTRTPINSGNKISMGIDVDITYTPFKGLRLNTYVSPYREETTNALDDAYNVSNTVWYAEASALVTLNNGLRFRAQHYYQSPLIDGLAKYKTINFTNLMVSVPIFKKKAMLTFKVSDVFNTKNFTTRSLEAMSNTLRNARFERQFSLAFTYQFKQKRKSKKDRSKDINKDELEDKQDIKM is encoded by the coding sequence TTGAAAAAAATAGTCTTATTTCTTGTTACCGTTGCGTTTACCTTATCGTTGTATGGACAAAAATCTAACCAGACAATAACAATTACAGGTAAAATAATTGATGCGACAACGAGCAATCCCATAGAATTTGCTACCATATCCTTTAGGAAAGATTCATTATTTTTTGGTACAACCACAGATAAAAAAGGAAAATTTTCGATAAGTATTCCTCCAAATTCCTATACCATAAAAGCAGAATTTTTATCTTATGACCCATATGTTTTAAAGGATAAGTCGTTAACTGAATCAATAGATTTTGGTACTATTGTACTATTCTATTCTTCAAAAATTTTAAATGAGGTTGAACTTATTGGTCAACAGCGACTAACCGAATTTAAAGTTGATAGAAAAATATATAGAGCGTCGCAAGATGCTTCTAATTATGGAGGTAATGCCATAGATGTTTTAAATAATACACCCTCGGTTACCGTTGACCAAAATGGAAATGTGAATATGAGGGGAGCATCAGCCACAATACTTGTTGATGGCAGGCCACTTTTTGGTTTAGGCAACGGGTCAGATTTGTTAAGTGCCATGCCTTCAAATAACATAGATAAGGTAGAAATTATAACTCGTTCAGCCAAATATAGTGCTGAAGGTGGCGGAGGTATTCTAAACATTATCACAAAAAAAGGAAAAGGCAAAGGGCTTAGTGGTTCTATTGATGTACATGGCGGAATACCAGAAAATAATGGCGGTTCTGTATTTTTAAATAAAAGTACCAATCATATCAATTTGTTCAGTACAATCAGTTTTAATAATGGAAAGAAAATAAAATATACTGATATTGACCAAACCCATTTTGATAATTCAGAAAACATTTTAGGCTTTTTTGAGCAAAAAAGAAAAGATGAAAATCAACGAAATACGTTCTTGTTTAATATTGGCAGTGATTTTTATTTAAATAAGAACAACACCATTACTGCCTCTTTTTTAGTTAACAATCATAACAAAGATTATGTTTCAGATTTAGATCTAGATGATTTTGACTCACAAAGATCAATGAAACAATCGGCTAAAAGAAATGTAAAAGACAAAGATGATATTTCAAAGATTGAAGGGTTGTTAAACTATACCAATAAGTTAAACAAGAAGGGAGAAAAACTGTCTTTTGATTTTAAATACAGTACCACTATCTCAGATAATGAAGCTAGTATTCTTGAAAATATTTCTTTTCCCAATTCAGAAACTATTGAGCAAAAAGTAGTTAAAAATCAGAACCTAGATGATTATTTATTGCAGTTAGATTATACCTTGCCTTTTTCATTGGAAAAGATGCTGGAACTAGGATATAAAAGCACGTTCCGTTTCTATAAAAATGATTATAATGTCTCTGAATTCAACCCTAACAGTGGTAATTTTATAACTATTGGTGGGTTTACAGACCTAGTAAATTACGATGAAAAAGTGCATGCACTATATGCACAATATACTGCAACCCATGGTAGTTTTTCGTATGCATTAGGCTTACGTTCAGAACTTTCTGATGTTGCAATTGGTACTAACACTAATAACAACAATGCTAAAAATTATACCGACTTTTTTCCATCGGTATCGCTTGGATATGAATTCAAAAATAAAAGCTATTTATCATTAAATTATAGTAGGTCAGTTGATAGACCTGAAATTTATCAAATCAATCCCTTTATTTCTTTAAATGACGAACGTTATCAATCGGTTGGTAATCCAAATCTAAATCCCTATTACACTAATTTCTTTGAATTATTGTATGACATTAGTTTTAAAAAATTATTAATAACATCTTCGTTATATACAACGCATGCTGAAAATCAATTTTTACCCATTTTGCAAAGTGCTGGAGTAAATGCTAATGGTTTAGAAATTTTTACTAGAACACCCATAAATAGCGGTAATAAGATTAGTATGGGTATTGATGTGGACATAACTTACACTCCATTCAAAGGATTGAGATTAAATACATATGTTAGTCCATATAGAGAAGAAACTACAAATGCTTTAGACGATGCCTATAATGTTTCAAATACGGTTTGGTATGCAGAAGCTTCGGCATTAGTAACACTAAATAACGGTCTACGCTTTAGGGCTCAACATTATTACCAATCACCATTAATAGATGGTTTAGCAAAATATAAAACCATAAATTTTACAAACTTGATGGTTAGTGTACCTATTTTTAAAAAGAAAGCCATGCTTACGTTTAAAGTTTCTGATGTTTTCAATACCAAAAATTTTACTACTAGGTCTCTGGAAGCTATGAGTAATACTCTAAGAAATGCTCGGTTTGAAAGGCAATTTTCATTGGCGTTTACCTATCAATTTAAACAAAAAAGAAAAAGTAAAAAAGATAGAAGTAAAGATATAAACAAAGATGAGCTAGAGGATAAACAAGATATAAAAATGTAA
- a CDS encoding TonB-dependent receptor domain-containing protein gives MQQLKNIILLTILSCITFTLNAQKFEITGNVIDQETNQPLEYATIVLRPTNGDPVDGGLTDANGNFKIDVKKGTYNISVEFISFESYKLPNKEINKDTNLGKIVLNAAAEALDEVEVIAEKTTVEIKLDKKIYNVGKDLTVRGGTVSDVLDNVPSVSVDVEGNVALRGNDNVTILINGKPSGLVGLNSTDALRQLPADAIEKVEVITSPSARYNAEGTGGILNIILRRSKLQGLNGAITTNLGYPFQAGISGNINYRTGDFNFFNTTSYSYRESPGLSITETQYFNKIFDDNGNLISDNPDTFLNERRETERKGNSFNTNFGLEYYINKSTSLTAAILFGNRDSDSETNNNIKEYNANGNLVRESFRFDPENDTDKTTQFSLNFDKQFKTDGHKLTADFQIENDSEDENSIITENGIVDERVRTYEVQKEVLLMSDYVLPIGENSQFEFGYRGEFNDLDTEYQLDTVNATGDFSRDDNVSNNLIYKENVNALYTQYGSKIKDKFSYLLGLRFEATDVTIDQRTSNNYANQNYSGFFPTVNLGYELNEKQSLTFGYNRRIRRPRSRFINPFPSRSSATNLFQGNPGLTPSYSNTVDLGYLNRFGKLTLNSSIYYQKATDIFTFISEDSGETANVNGTEIPIIRRTPINLATNNRFGFEFTLTYRPTRKWNMNGNFNLFNSETIGKYKGVDYGAENLSWFIRFNNKVTLPANIDWQTRLFYMGPSEDAQNKRKGMFSTSMAFSKDIFKEKASVTFNISDLFNTRKRAMESFTPTFRSDSEFQWRQRSFNLAFTYRFNQKKKRQQRERGFDDDDGEGFGD, from the coding sequence ATGCAACAATTAAAAAATATTATTTTACTGACAATTTTATCCTGTATAACTTTTACGCTCAATGCCCAAAAATTTGAAATTACGGGCAACGTAATCGACCAAGAAACCAATCAACCCTTAGAATATGCAACAATTGTTTTAAGACCAACTAACGGAGACCCAGTTGATGGTGGACTTACCGATGCAAATGGAAACTTTAAAATAGATGTAAAAAAAGGCACTTATAATATCTCAGTAGAATTTATTTCTTTTGAGTCATATAAACTACCCAATAAAGAAATAAATAAAGACACAAATTTAGGTAAAATCGTATTAAATGCGGCTGCCGAAGCATTAGATGAAGTTGAGGTCATCGCTGAAAAAACTACAGTTGAAATTAAACTAGATAAAAAAATATACAATGTTGGTAAAGATTTAACAGTAAGAGGTGGTACAGTTAGTGATGTTTTAGATAACGTCCCTTCTGTTTCAGTAGATGTTGAGGGAAATGTAGCGTTACGCGGAAATGATAACGTCACAATATTAATTAATGGTAAACCTTCAGGGCTGGTGGGTTTAAATTCTACAGACGCTTTACGTCAACTACCGGCAGACGCCATTGAAAAAGTAGAAGTAATTACCTCGCCATCAGCAAGATATAATGCAGAAGGAACTGGTGGAATTTTAAATATCATTTTAAGAAGAAGTAAATTACAAGGTCTTAACGGAGCCATTACAACAAACCTTGGGTATCCTTTTCAAGCAGGTATTTCAGGAAATATTAATTATAGAACTGGTGACTTTAACTTTTTTAACACTACAAGTTATAGCTATAGAGAATCCCCAGGTTTATCAATAACTGAGACACAATATTTTAATAAAATTTTTGATGATAATGGCAATTTGATATCTGACAATCCTGATACTTTCTTAAATGAAAGACGTGAAACCGAACGAAAAGGAAACAGTTTTAATACCAATTTTGGTTTAGAATATTATATAAATAAATCTACTTCATTAACTGCGGCAATTCTTTTCGGTAATAGAGATAGTGATAGCGAAACTAATAATAATATTAAAGAATATAATGCCAATGGTAATTTAGTAAGAGAATCTTTTCGTTTTGACCCTGAAAATGATACGGATAAAACTACACAATTTTCATTAAACTTTGATAAGCAATTCAAAACAGATGGTCATAAATTAACTGCAGATTTTCAAATAGAAAATGATTCAGAAGATGAAAACTCTATCATAACAGAAAATGGAATAGTTGATGAGAGGGTTCGTACTTATGAGGTTCAAAAAGAAGTATTGCTAATGTCTGATTATGTTTTACCTATTGGAGAAAATAGTCAATTTGAGTTTGGTTACCGTGGTGAATTCAATGATTTGGATACCGAATATCAATTAGATACTGTAAATGCTACTGGTGATTTTAGCAGAGATGATAATGTAAGTAATAATTTAATTTATAAGGAAAATGTCAATGCATTATACACCCAGTACGGAAGTAAAATAAAAGACAAGTTTTCGTATTTATTAGGTTTGCGTTTTGAAGCTACTGACGTTACGATAGATCAAAGAACAAGTAACAACTACGCAAATCAAAATTATTCAGGTTTTTTTCCAACTGTAAATTTAGGTTATGAACTCAACGAAAAACAGAGTTTGACCTTTGGTTATAATAGACGGATTAGAAGACCAAGATCTCGTTTTATAAATCCATTCCCGTCAAGAAGTAGTGCTACAAATTTATTTCAAGGAAACCCAGGTTTAACACCAAGTTATTCAAACACAGTTGATTTGGGTTACTTAAATAGGTTTGGAAAATTGACGTTAAACTCTTCAATATATTATCAAAAGGCAACTGATATTTTTACCTTTATTAGTGAAGATTCTGGTGAAACCGCCAATGTAAACGGTACCGAAATTCCAATAATTAGAAGAACGCCAATTAATTTAGCTACTAACAATAGGTTCGGTTTTGAATTTACACTTACCTACAGACCTACGAGAAAATGGAATATGAACGGTAATTTTAATTTATTTAATTCTGAAACCATTGGGAAGTACAAGGGTGTTGATTATGGTGCCGAAAATCTGAGTTGGTTTATCAGATTTAATAATAAAGTTACTCTACCAGCAAATATTGATTGGCAAACACGTTTATTCTATATGGGGCCAAGTGAAGATGCTCAAAACAAAAGAAAAGGTATGTTTTCAACCAGTATGGCCTTCAGCAAAGATATCTTTAAAGAAAAAGCTTCTGTAACTTTTAATATTAGTGATTTATTCAATACGCGTAAACGTGCCATGGAATCTTTTACTCCCACTTTTAGAAGCGATAGTGAATTCCAATGGAGACAACGCAGTTTTAATTTAGCGTTTACCTATAGATTCAATCAGAAGAAGAAAAGACAACAACGTGAACGTGGCTTTGATGATGATGATGGTGAAGGTTTTGGTGATTAA
- the fumC gene encoding class II fumarate hydratase, translating into MNFRIEKDTMGEVKVPADKYWGAQTERSRNNFKIGASGSMPLEIVYGFAYLKKAAAHTNCELGVLTEEKRDLISKVCDEILAGKHDDQFPLVIWQTGSGTQSNMNVNEVIANRAHELAGKEIGEGEKTIQPNDDVNKSQSSNDTFPTGMHIACYKMIVETTIPGVEQLRDTLDKKAKDFADVVKIGRTHLMDATPLTVGQEFSGYVSQLNHGLKALKNTLAHLSELALGGTAVGTGLNTPKGYDVLVAKKIAEFTGLPFVTAENKFEALAAHDALVETHGALKQLAVSLNKIANDIRLMASGPRSGIGELIIPANEPGSSIMPGKVNPTQAEALTMVCAQVIGNDVAVTVGGTQGHYELNVFKPVMASNVLQSARLLGDACASFNENCATGIEPNKPRIKELVDNSLMLITALNTKIGYYKAAQIANTAHTSGTTLKEEAIRLGYVTAEQYDEWVKPEDMTSGL; encoded by the coding sequence ATGAATTTTAGAATAGAAAAAGACACTATGGGCGAGGTAAAAGTACCTGCCGATAAGTATTGGGGAGCACAGACAGAACGCTCAAGAAATAATTTTAAAATTGGTGCTTCAGGCTCTATGCCCTTAGAAATAGTTTATGGTTTTGCCTATCTTAAAAAAGCCGCAGCACATACCAATTGTGAATTGGGTGTACTTACGGAAGAAAAACGTGATTTGATTTCCAAGGTATGCGATGAAATTCTAGCTGGAAAACATGATGACCAGTTTCCTCTGGTAATTTGGCAAACGGGTTCGGGTACGCAAAGTAACATGAACGTTAATGAGGTAATTGCAAATAGAGCCCATGAACTAGCAGGTAAAGAAATAGGCGAAGGTGAGAAAACCATTCAACCTAATGACGATGTAAACAAATCACAATCCTCAAACGATACTTTCCCAACAGGAATGCACATTGCTTGTTATAAAATGATTGTTGAAACCACAATCCCTGGTGTTGAACAATTGAGAGATACCTTAGATAAAAAAGCTAAAGACTTTGCTGATGTGGTTAAAATAGGTCGTACTCATTTAATGGATGCTACACCTTTAACCGTAGGTCAAGAATTTTCTGGTTACGTATCCCAACTAAACCATGGATTAAAAGCATTAAAAAATACACTGGCACATCTTTCTGAACTCGCTTTGGGCGGAACGGCCGTGGGCACGGGATTGAATACGCCAAAAGGTTACGACGTATTAGTTGCTAAAAAGATTGCAGAATTTACGGGACTACCCTTCGTTACGGCTGAAAATAAATTTGAAGCCTTGGCTGCCCATGATGCTTTGGTAGAAACACATGGAGCATTGAAACAATTGGCGGTATCTTTAAATAAAATTGCCAATGATATTAGATTAATGGCTTCTGGACCTCGATCAGGAATAGGCGAATTGATAATTCCTGCTAACGAACCAGGAAGTTCTATTATGCCAGGAAAGGTAAACCCAACGCAAGCAGAGGCCTTGACCATGGTTTGTGCACAAGTTATAGGCAATGATGTTGCCGTTACGGTAGGTGGTACTCAAGGGCATTACGAACTGAATGTTTTTAAACCTGTTATGGCATCTAATGTGTTACAATCCGCCAGACTATTGGGTGATGCCTGTGCTTCGTTCAATGAAAATTGTGCAACCGGTATCGAACCAAACAAACCCAGAATAAAAGAGTTGGTAGATAATTCTTTAATGCTTATAACCGCTTTAAACACCAAAATTGGCTACTATAAAGCTGCTCAAATTGCCAACACTGCTCATACATCAGGTACAACTTTAAAAGAGGAAGCTATCCGTTTAGGATATGTTACCGCTGAGCAATATGACGAATGGGTAAAACCTGAAGATATGACTAGTGGGCTTTAA
- a CDS encoding nucleoside deaminase, whose amino-acid sequence MNEAIQLAIDGMNANEGGPFGCVVVKEGKIIGRGNNKVTSTNDPTAHAEVTAIRDACKHLNSFQLEGCTIYTSCEPCPMCLGAIYWARPDKVYFGCKHTDAAKIGFDDAFIYKEINLEYDKRSIEFQQISCENALEAFKKWSEKEDKTSY is encoded by the coding sequence ATGAATGAGGCCATACAATTAGCCATTGATGGAATGAACGCCAATGAAGGAGGCCCTTTTGGTTGCGTTGTTGTTAAGGAAGGTAAAATAATTGGCAGAGGAAATAATAAAGTTACTTCAACTAATGACCCGACTGCCCATGCAGAAGTTACAGCTATAAGAGATGCTTGTAAACACTTGAATTCTTTTCAATTAGAAGGCTGTACTATTTATACGTCTTGTGAACCATGCCCTATGTGCTTGGGTGCTATTTATTGGGCCAGACCCGATAAAGTTTATTTTGGATGTAAACACACGGACGCTGCCAAAATAGGATTTGACGATGCGTTTATTTATAAAGAAATTAATCTGGAATATGATAAACGCAGTATTGAATTTCAACAAATTTCTTGTGAAAATGCCTTAGAAGCCTTTAAAAAATGGTCAGAAAAAGAAGATAAAACATCTTATTGA
- a CDS encoding DinB family protein, with the protein MQTYLTENEFPPYFKPYIEILGSDLKSIITHLENSLEQALILFSNVLEEKQLYRYAEGKWTIKELIQHIIDAERVFCYRALTFARNDITTLPSFNENDYVAHSRANKRPFTDLLNELKSVRASTILLYKSFDESDLVKTGNASGKTISVNALGYIISGHLLHHLKIIEDRYLF; encoded by the coding sequence ATGCAAACCTATTTGACCGAAAACGAATTTCCACCTTATTTTAAGCCTTATATAGAAATATTAGGTTCTGATCTTAAGTCCATTATAACACATTTGGAAAACAGTTTAGAGCAAGCTCTTATTTTATTCTCGAATGTATTAGAAGAAAAACAATTATACCGTTACGCCGAGGGCAAATGGACAATCAAAGAGTTGATTCAGCACATAATCGATGCGGAGCGTGTATTTTGCTACAGGGCTTTGACCTTTGCAAGAAACGATATAACTACGTTGCCTAGCTTTAATGAGAATGATTATGTTGCACATTCGCGTGCCAATAAAAGACCTTTTACGGATTTACTAAATGAACTAAAATCTGTTAGGGCTTCTACAATTTTGCTTTATAAAAGCTTTGACGAATCTGATTTGGTCAAAACTGGAAATGCTAGTGGTAAGACAATATCAGTCAATGCTTTAGGGTATATTATTTCTGGTCATTTGTTGCATCATTTAAAAATTATTGAAGATAGATATTTGTTTTAA
- the hutI gene encoding imidazolonepropionase, which yields MPTLITNIKELLQIRDSSVLKVSGKEMKSLPTLKNAFLIIEDDVIKDFGKMEDLNGVVVNEIIDAKDKMVLPAWCDSHTHIVYAGNREGEFVDRINGLSYQEIAAKGGGILNSAKKLQETSEKELYKQSAIRLEEIMALGTGAIEIKSGYGLTIEAEIKMLRVIKKLAENYPITIKATFLGAHAFPEEYKNDKDGYINLIIDKMLPLIAEENLAAFVDVFCEKGYFSVAQTEKILNAAKTYGLTPKIHVNQFNSIGGVQLGVKYNALSVDHLEVMNTKDIEALKNTNTMPVALPSCSFFLGIPYSPVREIIDSGLPLALATDYNPGSTPSGNMNFVVSSACIKMKMTPEEAINAATINAAYAMNLSKTHGSVAIGKKANLIITKEIPSYGFLPYAFGSNLIDTVIIDGKKV from the coding sequence ATGCCCACATTGATTACCAATATTAAAGAATTGCTTCAAATCAGGGACAGTTCTGTACTAAAGGTTTCAGGTAAAGAAATGAAATCTTTGCCAACCCTAAAAAATGCTTTTTTGATTATTGAAGACGACGTAATCAAAGATTTTGGAAAGATGGAAGATCTTAACGGTGTTGTGGTAAATGAAATAATAGATGCTAAAGATAAAATGGTGTTGCCCGCTTGGTGCGATAGCCATACACATATTGTTTATGCTGGGAATAGAGAAGGAGAGTTTGTAGATCGCATTAATGGATTGAGCTATCAAGAAATAGCGGCAAAAGGAGGTGGTATACTAAATTCCGCCAAAAAACTGCAAGAAACAAGTGAGAAAGAATTGTATAAACAATCTGCCATACGATTAGAAGAAATTATGGCATTGGGTACTGGTGCTATTGAAATAAAATCAGGTTATGGGCTGACCATTGAAGCCGAAATTAAAATGCTACGGGTTATTAAAAAACTGGCAGAAAATTATCCTATAACCATAAAAGCGACTTTTTTAGGGGCTCATGCTTTTCCCGAAGAATATAAAAACGACAAAGACGGTTATATCAATTTGATAATCGATAAAATGCTACCTCTAATAGCCGAAGAAAACTTAGCAGCCTTTGTAGATGTATTTTGCGAAAAAGGGTATTTCTCAGTTGCCCAAACAGAAAAAATCTTAAATGCAGCTAAAACCTATGGATTGACTCCTAAAATACATGTGAATCAGTTTAACAGCATTGGCGGTGTTCAGTTAGGTGTAAAATACAATGCATTGTCAGTAGATCATCTTGAAGTGATGAACACTAAAGATATTGAGGCATTAAAAAATACCAATACGATGCCAGTGGCACTTCCTTCCTGCTCTTTCTTTTTAGGTATTCCCTATTCTCCAGTAAGGGAAATAATAGATTCTGGATTACCTTTGGCCTTGGCCACCGATTACAATCCAGGTTCAACACCAAGCGGCAACATGAATTTTGTAGTCAGTTCAGCCTGTATTAAAATGAAAATGACACCCGAGGAAGCTATAAATGCAGCTACAATTAATGCAGCTTATGCTATGAATTTATCTAAAACCCACGGTAGCGTTGCTATAGGGAAAAAAGCCAATTTGATTATTACTAAAGAAATACCCTCTTATGGTTTTTTACCTTATGCCTTTGGAAGCAATTTGATTGACACAGTAATTATTGATGGTAAAAAAGTATGA